A stretch of DNA from Candidatus Cloacimonadota bacterium:
ATGTATTCTCCACAGACGATCAGAAGAATGGTGCTGGACTAAAACTGAAATATGCCTTTCTGGATTTTGGTAATCTGATCCCGATCCAGGACCTAAAACTAAGTGTGGGATTGCAAAAAGTGTTCTTTGGATCAATCTACGACTGGGATTACAACCTCATAGGCAAAGCACCGGTGGATGAATACAAGTTGGTAAATTCCGCCGACTACGGTGTCTCGATAAACGGCTATCTTCCCTCCGGATGGGGTGAGTATGCCATAGGTATGTATAATGGCGAAGGCTATAAGAACTATGGAGCAAACTTGAAAGGCAACACCCGTTTTGAAGGCTTGGCAAACCTGCGCCTTACTCCTCTTGCTGGTCTTACATTGGGTGCTTCTGTGATGACAAACAGTGTGGAACGTGAGTATGATATCGACACAGATATCCCTGTCCCAGGTTACCAGAATCAGTTTTTGGCTGATGTACTGGCTCGGTTTGTAGTGGGTCCTCTAGACGTGATGGCAGAATACTTTTCAAAGAATGTAGAATACCCAAATATAGAAGATGGCAGCAAGGATTACAACGCTTCCGGTATCTCGATTATTCCAATCTTCAATCTGCGGAACTACATCGACCAAGATATCCAGATCCTGGGCCGATACGACCGCTGGGATGCCACCGACAACGCTTCGGATAAACACCTCTCAAATGCCCTTACTGCAGGTATCAATTACAATTTTATGCACAACGATAGCTACGTGCCATCCATGCAACTGCAGTTAAATGCCACTCACAAGAGCTATGATGAAGACAATTCTGCACCGATATACGCTAATGAATTAAAAGATAGTTTCACTTTAATGGCGCAGCTTAAGTGGCGCTTTTCTCACGCATTATAGAATAAGGAAGGTACATCATGCGTAACTACATAATTATCTTACTGATAGTCATTCTCAGCCTTAGTTTTGCCTATGCCAAAAAAGGACAGATCACTTGCTCCGGATCAACAACCGTGTTGCCCATCGCCCAAGCAGGTGCGGAAGCATTTATGGATAGCCACCCCGAATATAATATCTCCGTCCGCGGTGGAGGTTCAGGCGTAGGTATCGCGGCTTTACAAAATGGCACAGTGCAGATTGCCAATTCATCGCGTCCGATCAAGAGTAAAGAGATTTCTGCCTGCAAAGCAAAGGGGATCAATCCCACTACTTACGTTGTCGCTAACGACGGCATCGCAATTGTGGTGCACAAAAGCAATCCAATAAGAGACTTAAGCATCACCCAGATCAGGGATGTTTACACCGGAAAGATCACAAATTGGCAAGAACTTGGCGGTCCTTCCTTACCCATCGTAGTAGTTTCTCGCGATGTTGCTTCAGGAACCTTTGAAGTGTTCAATGAGAAAGCCCTAAACGGAGCTAAAGTAGCCGCTTCAGCTCAGCTTTTGGCATCAAATAATGCTGTGGTTAGTGCTGTGGGTTCTACTCCCGGAGGAATTGGTTATACCGGGCTGGGATACATCAATAGCGACGTAAAAGTAGTTAGTGTAGAGAATATTACTCCATCAGAATCTTCGGTAAAAGACGGTAGTTATAAACTAAGTCGAAAGCTATATATGTACACTAATGGTAAAGCCACCGGCGGTGTAGGTAGTTTTATTGGTTGGCTACAGTCCGATGCAGGGCAGAAGATTGTAGAAGAACAAGGTTTTATCTCCATCAAGTAAATCCCTTATAGTCGCGTTCCCGGTGTTCTCTGACTCTTAGTGGGGGATCAACCGGGAAATAGCGGCTATTTGCAAAGGAAAGTATGGTTATGCAAGTACGCGAAAAAGCTTTCGTTGGCATCACTCACACAGCAGCACTCTTCAGTCTGGCAGCTGTATTTGGCATCATATTCAGTGTCTTTCGGGAGGGCATTCCTCTGTTTTGCACTATATCGATCGGGGATTTTATCTTCGGCAGTGCTTGGTATCCCACTCATGCCGAGACTCCTCAGTTTGGCGTCCTGTATCTCCTTATTGGATCTCTTCTGGTCACACTGGGTGCGCTGATGATTGCGGTTCCTCTGGGCTTGGGCAGTGCAATTTTCATTTCGGAGATAGCCACACCGAGACTGAAAGAAATCGCCAAACCGATAGTTGAACTGTTGGCTGCTATCCCCAGTGTCGTATATGGGCTATTTGGTATGATGGTATTGGCACCATTTGTGCGTGAACTTATCAATCTGAATACAGGACTCAATCTCTTTAGTACTTCAATTATTCTGGGTCTGATGGTGTTACCGATTATCTCCAGCATGAGTGAGGATGCACTCGCAAACGTTCCCAAACAGCTACGTGAAGCCTCATTGGCGCTTGGTGCTACTTCCTGGGAAACTATCGCAAAGGTAGTGGTTCCAGCTGCACGACGAGGCATTGTCGGCTCTGTATTGCAGGGTTTTGGTCGCGCCATTGGAGAGACTATGGTTGTCTTGATGGTAGCAGGTGGATCAGCGCAAATTCCTAAAAGCATTTTTGACTCTATTCGCCCTCTAACCTCCACTATCGCCGCTGAAATGGGCGAAACTGTTATCGGTGACCTTCATTATCGCGTGCTTTTTGCCATTGCGGGACTGCTGTTTATTATCACCTTTGTCATCAATCTGGTAGCGGACTTGGTCTTTCTAAAACGGAAGGTAAAATGAAATTAAGATATCTTGCTAATATATCCGGCAAGCTACTGATGGCCTTACTTTTTATAATCACTGCCCTGATGCTTTTCATCTTTTTAGGTAGTATTTTCAGTAGAGGGATAGGAGTGATTTCATGGAGTTTTATCAGTGAAACGCCTCGTTCCGGTATGACTGAAGGCGGAATATTTCCAGCTATTGTCGGTACATTCTGGCTGACCTTGCTGTCGATACTGATTGCTCTTCCTCTGGGCATATTCTGTGCGATCTATCTGTTTTGCTACGGCAAGCCAATGTGGTTTGTAAACATGGTAAGGCTTGCGATAAATACTTTGGCAGGGGTCCCTTCGATTATCTACGGATTATTTGGTATGGCTGTATTTGTAAACATGTTTTCTCTGGATGTATCTCTCATCAGCGGTGCGTTGACGCTATCGGTATTGGCATTACCGCTGATTATAAACACCACCGAAGAAGCTCTGCAAAGTGTCCCTGCAGATTTCACCGAAGCTTCCATCGCCTTAGGAGCGCAGAAAAGCACAACTATCATTCGAGTGGTGCTTCCTTCCGCGTTGCCAAATATACTCACCGGGGTTATCATCAGCATAGGTCGCGTT
This window harbors:
- the pstC gene encoding phosphate ABC transporter permease subunit PstC codes for the protein MVMQVREKAFVGITHTAALFSLAAVFGIIFSVFREGIPLFCTISIGDFIFGSAWYPTHAETPQFGVLYLLIGSLLVTLGALMIAVPLGLGSAIFISEIATPRLKEIAKPIVELLAAIPSVVYGLFGMMVLAPFVRELINLNTGLNLFSTSIILGLMVLPIISSMSEDALANVPKQLREASLALGATSWETIAKVVVPAARRGIVGSVLQGFGRAIGETMVVLMVAGGSAQIPKSIFDSIRPLTSTIAAEMGETVIGDLHYRVLFAIAGLLFIITFVINLVADLVFLKRKVK
- a CDS encoding PstS family phosphate ABC transporter substrate-binding protein — encoded protein: MRNYIIILLIVILSLSFAYAKKGQITCSGSTTVLPIAQAGAEAFMDSHPEYNISVRGGGSGVGIAALQNGTVQIANSSRPIKSKEISACKAKGINPTTYVVANDGIAIVVHKSNPIRDLSITQIRDVYTGKITNWQELGGPSLPIVVVSRDVASGTFEVFNEKALNGAKVAASAQLLASNNAVVSAVGSTPGGIGYTGLGYINSDVKVVSVENITPSESSVKDGSYKLSRKLYMYTNGKATGGVGSFIGWLQSDAGQKIVEEQGFISIK
- the pstA gene encoding phosphate ABC transporter permease PstA: MKLRYLANISGKLLMALLFIITALMLFIFLGSIFSRGIGVISWSFISETPRSGMTEGGIFPAIVGTFWLTLLSILIALPLGIFCAIYLFCYGKPMWFVNMVRLAINTLAGVPSIIYGLFGMAVFVNMFSLDVSLISGALTLSVLALPLIINTTEEALQSVPADFTEASIALGAQKSTTIIRVVLPSALPNILTGVIISIGRVAGETAPIMFTAATFYSRKLPNSLSDEVMALPYHIFALVTEGSKATQQVPIAYGSALVLLFLVLGVSSIAIAIRYHMRRNKQW